A genomic stretch from Hydrogenimonas urashimensis includes:
- a CDS encoding tyrosine-type recombinase/integrase, giving the protein MRYPLDCEDRFERTLLFWMSRYMHSKLNSLSNRQVKDSQALARIIGRLRRGVDSIETLSRLSKEARNAGLIGINTYYKPLEKLYGYLAAMGPASMKEIDEELLSDFLASATAGLSDATKKNYRIAMINFFGYIDKQNAEKDGSAHHFGIELKNWGGLGGKSGTKLPAYMQEAEVERFIEAIETHPFQRAVAARNRMLIKLILFTGIRVGEALQLKTKDLIPEGEVYLIRIVGKGNKARVVMIKQSHIKKYLQEWLLLRKCDGDLLFCNKKGTLLTQAYVSRIVEKILMQAGIRKEKNGAHMLRHTFATMLYLKKKDLVLVQEALGHASLDTSRIYTHFDKERLREAASVMDEIAKDAE; this is encoded by the coding sequence ATGCGCTATCCTCTTGACTGCGAAGATCGTTTCGAGCGTACTCTGCTCTTTTGGATGAGTCGGTACATGCACTCCAAACTCAACTCTCTCTCCAACCGTCAGGTGAAAGATTCTCAGGCACTGGCACGTATCATCGGCCGATTGCGACGCGGCGTCGATTCCATCGAAACGCTCTCGCGTCTTTCAAAGGAAGCCCGAAATGCGGGGCTGATCGGTATCAACACCTATTACAAGCCCCTGGAGAAGCTCTACGGTTACCTGGCAGCCATGGGACCGGCGAGTATGAAGGAGATAGACGAAGAGCTTCTCAGCGACTTTCTGGCCTCCGCCACGGCGGGACTGTCGGACGCGACGAAAAAGAACTACCGTATCGCCATGATCAACTTTTTCGGTTATATCGACAAACAGAATGCCGAAAAAGACGGTTCGGCGCACCATTTCGGCATAGAACTCAAGAACTGGGGCGGCCTGGGGGGCAAAAGCGGTACCAAACTTCCGGCCTACATGCAAGAAGCCGAAGTCGAGCGATTCATCGAAGCGATCGAAACCCACCCCTTTCAACGCGCCGTTGCCGCCAGAAACCGGATGCTTATCAAACTGATACTCTTTACCGGCATCCGTGTCGGAGAGGCCCTGCAGCTTAAAACCAAAGACCTGATCCCCGAAGGCGAGGTCTATCTCATCCGTATCGTCGGCAAGGGCAACAAAGCGCGTGTCGTCATGATCAAACAGTCTCATATTAAAAAATATCTCCAGGAGTGGCTCCTTCTTCGCAAGTGCGATGGGGACCTGCTCTTCTGCAACAAAAAGGGCACTCTCCTCACCCAGGCCTACGTGAGCCGTATCGTCGAGAAGATCCTGATGCAGGCGGGAATTCGCAAGGAAAAAAACGGCGCCCACATGCTTCGGCACACATTCGCCACGATGCTCTACCTCAAGAAGAAAGACCTGGTACTGGTCCAGGAGGCGCTTGGTCATGCCAGTCTCGACACTTCACGCATCTATACCCACTTCGACAAAGAGCGACTCAGGGAGGCGGCGAGCGTGATGGACGAAATAGCAAAGGATGCGGAGTGA
- a CDS encoding TetR/AcrR family transcriptional regulator: MPKQTNTKQKIIEAAIDLIAKFGYRGASVRKIAKEVGIRESAIYNHFKNKEEILKQIIAEIFVTPFEFKDIEEKAKRGKSFLREFVVAYKLIAFDKKKEKLFRVLVIELFQNRALRESFIQEFHQKDIQQISQAFFIMMQNGMIRSGDPMFMAQEFLAPLFYIRLQVSLLRIDAKPTTSVSTQFEKHVDFFWESVAQ, from the coding sequence ATGCCTAAACAGACGAACACCAAGCAGAAAATCATCGAAGCGGCGATCGATCTGATTGCAAAATTTGGATACAGAGGCGCTTCGGTACGCAAAATCGCGAAAGAAGTGGGAATCAGAGAGAGTGCGATCTACAACCATTTCAAAAACAAAGAGGAGATTCTCAAACAGATCATCGCCGAGATATTCGTCACCCCTTTTGAATTCAAAGATATCGAAGAGAAAGCGAAAAGAGGCAAATCGTTTTTACGGGAATTCGTGGTGGCTTACAAGCTGATCGCTTTCGACAAAAAGAAGGAGAAGCTGTTTCGTGTGCTTGTGATCGAACTCTTTCAGAACCGGGCTTTGAGGGAGAGTTTTATCCAGGAGTTTCACCAGAAGGATATCCAGCAGATTTCCCAGGCTTTTTTTATCATGATGCAAAACGGCATGATCCGCTCCGGCGATCCGATGTTCATGGCTCAGGAGTTTCTCGCTCCCCTCTTCTACATACGTCTGCAGGTTTCGCTTTTGCGAATCGATGCCAAACCGACGACATCGGTCTCAACGCAGTTTGAGAAACATGTCGACTTCTTCTGGGAATCGGTGGCGCAGTGA